A single Paratractidigestivibacter faecalis DNA region contains:
- the sufC gene encoding Fe-S cluster assembly ATPase SufC, translated as MASELLNVSQVFAGTEDKPILHGVDLSVGEGECHVLMGPNGAGKSTLGHVIMGDPTYRVTDGSISFDGADLTDASADKRSLAGIFLSYQAPVEVPGVPLYSFLRTICQMRPELKTTARKFRQRVGEIADQLDLDQSFLMRELNVGFSGGEKKKIEMLQLLLLRPKLAILDETDSGLDVDALGVVSRGIEAYRKECDGALIVITHNTRILERLEVDRTHVMVKGHMVAEGPASLISDIDANGFERFEREAAEKGIISPKTGDAE; from the coding sequence ATGGCAAGTGAGCTTCTCAACGTGAGCCAGGTCTTTGCTGGGACCGAAGACAAGCCCATCCTCCACGGGGTCGACCTTTCCGTGGGCGAGGGCGAGTGCCACGTGCTCATGGGCCCCAACGGCGCCGGCAAGTCCACGCTAGGCCACGTCATCATGGGCGACCCCACCTACCGCGTCACCGACGGCAGCATCAGCTTTGACGGCGCCGACCTCACCGACGCCTCCGCCGACAAGCGCTCCCTGGCCGGTATCTTCCTCTCCTACCAGGCCCCCGTCGAGGTGCCCGGCGTGCCCCTCTACAGCTTCCTGCGCACCATCTGCCAGATGCGCCCCGAGCTCAAGACCACCGCGCGCAAGTTCCGCCAGCGCGTGGGAGAGATCGCCGACCAGCTCGACCTTGACCAGTCCTTCCTCATGCGCGAGCTCAACGTGGGCTTCTCCGGCGGCGAGAAGAAGAAGATCGAGATGCTCCAGCTCCTGCTCCTGCGCCCCAAGCTCGCCATCCTCGACGAGACCGACTCCGGCCTGGACGTCGACGCCCTGGGCGTCGTCAGCCGCGGCATCGAGGCCTACCGCAAGGAGTGCGACGGCGCGCTCATCGTCATCACGCACAACACGCGCATCCTGGAGCGCCTCGAGGTCGACCGCACCCACGTCATGGTGAAGGGCCACATGGTGGCCGAGGGCCCCGCCTCCCTCATCTCCGACATCGACGCCAACGGCTTCGAGCGCTTTGAGCGCGAGGCCGCCGAGAAGGGCATCATCTCCCCCAAGACGGGTGATGCCGAGTGA